TAATATCGATTTTCTCTGCGATCCGCCCAGCCGATCAGGCAAAGATAGAAGCGGCAACCAACAAGGCAAGGGCACCAATCAATTCGGCGCTTCGATCTCCATAACGTAAGATTCTTGTCCCCGATTAGGGACGATGGCCATAGCAGTGACAGCCAAGACGAGCCCTGGAATGGCCGGGGTCATGTCTCCGGATAGAGAGCAAGCGGCAGGACACACCCCACAGTCGGGAACAGGCTACCCGACAAGGTGTGAGGATCCGATCACAAGGAGGCGCGCGGCTGGATGCCTACCATTGATCTCGGAAAAAGAGGAAGTAGCCGATCGCAACCGCAATCGCTTGGAGCAAGATAAACCACCGCAAGAGCCCCCAATGGGTTCCTGCGCGGCTCTCCACCATTCTCATGCTCGCCATCATCGACGGTTGTGAGAGAATGAACGATGCCACCAGTTCCCGAGCATCTTCTCGGCTGAGGTTTCGCTCAAGCTGAACCTGTTCGATTGCTTTATTGCGGTCACCCTGCAACAGCGCTTCCATTGCCTTCTTGGGAAGATCAACCTCCCATTGAATTTCGTTCGCCATAGTGGTGGGGAGTGTACCAGAAAAGACTTCGTCCCGTCTCCATAGATTTCCGCGCTGTCATTGTAAGCCGAGCGCCGAAGGCCAACGCCCTCGACTCTACCCCGGCCAGTTCTTATATAATAGGTCCGTACCCCACAACCCCCACAGACCTCACCTTCGATGAGGAGTCGAAACGGAGGATCATCATGACGACCGTCACTGCGCCTATCCCCTTGCACGCACAAGTCCAATCGTTCATCCGCACCCCCCGCAAGATGCTGATCGGCGGTCGGTGGCGCGACGCCGCCTCGGGCAAAACATTTGCCACCTATAACCCTGCCACCGGCGATACCCTCGTTCAGGTGGCCGAAGGTGATCATGTCGACGTAAACCATGCAGTCAAGGCAGCACGAACCGCCTTTGAGAGTGGACCCTGGCGGAAGCTCACGGCCTCCGAACGTGGCAAACTGATCTGGAAGCTCGCTGACCTACTCGAGTCCCATGCAGAGGAGTTTGCCCAACTCGAATCGCTGGATAATGGGAAACCGGTTGGGGTGGCTCGAGTCGCGGATGTGGCACTCGCGGTAGATCTCTTCCGGTACATGGCAGGCTGGGCGACCAAAATCGAAGGCAACACGATTCCCATTTCCGTGCCCTACACCCCGGGCGCCAAGTATCTGGCCTATACCCTCCGTGAACCGGTGGGCGTCGTGGCGCAAATCATCCCTTGGAACTTCCCCCTCCTGATGGCGGCCTGGAAGCTCGGACCAGCGCTCGCCGCTGGCTGCACCGTGGTCTTGAAGCCGGCCGAGCAGACGCCGCTGTCGGCCTTGCGACTGGGTGAACTGATCTGCGAAGCGGGATTCCCGGACGGCGTCGTCAACATCGTACCTGGGTTCGGTGAAACGGCAGGCGCCGCCCTGGCGGCACACCCGGATGTCGACAAGGTGGCCTTCACCGGTTCCACCGAGGTAGGCAAGCTCATCCTCGGCGCAGCGGCCGGTAATCTCAAGAAGGTGTCGCTCGAGCTGGGAGGGAAATCACCCAACATCGTCTGCAAAGACGCCGACGTAGAAGCCTGCATCCCCGGAGTCTCCAGCGCGATTTTCTTCAACCATGGCCAATGTTGCTGCGCCGGTTCTCGTCTCTTCATCGAAAAGAACATCTTCGACCAAGTGGTCGAAGGAGTCGCAGCCAATGCGACGAAGATCAAAGTCGGTCCGGGGATGGATCCCACGACTCAAATGGGTCCACTCGTCTCGGATGAACAACAGCGGCGCGTCCTCAGCTATCTGGAGTCTGGGTTTTCTCAGGGAGCGAAGGCCGTGGTGGGCGGACACAAACTCGGAGACAAGGGCTACTTCGTGGAACCGACCGTCCTCGTCGACACTAAGCAGGACATGAAGGTCATGCAGGAGGAAATCTTCGGGCCGGTCGTCTGTGCGATGCCCTTCACGGATGTGGAGGAAGTCCTTCCGGCTGCGAACAACTCTATCTACGGATTGGCCGCGGCGGTCTGGACCCGTGACATCGGCAAGGCCCACCGTATCGCGGCGGAACTGCGAGCCGGCTCCGTGTGGATCAACTGCTACAACATCTTTGACGCTGCCCTGCCGTTCGGCGGCTACAAGCAATCGGGCTGGGGCCGGGAAATGGGCCACGACGCGCTGGAACTCTACACCGAGGTGAAAGCCGTCACCGTGCGACTGTGAAGAACAGTGGTCATAGCTGTTGGCGCTTCCGGAGTACAAGATCAT
This portion of the Nitrospira sp. genome encodes:
- a CDS encoding aldehyde dehydrogenase family protein; the encoded protein is MTTVTAPIPLHAQVQSFIRTPRKMLIGGRWRDAASGKTFATYNPATGDTLVQVAEGDHVDVNHAVKAARTAFESGPWRKLTASERGKLIWKLADLLESHAEEFAQLESLDNGKPVGVARVADVALAVDLFRYMAGWATKIEGNTIPISVPYTPGAKYLAYTLREPVGVVAQIIPWNFPLLMAAWKLGPALAAGCTVVLKPAEQTPLSALRLGELICEAGFPDGVVNIVPGFGETAGAALAAHPDVDKVAFTGSTEVGKLILGAAAGNLKKVSLELGGKSPNIVCKDADVEACIPGVSSAIFFNHGQCCCAGSRLFIEKNIFDQVVEGVAANATKIKVGPGMDPTTQMGPLVSDEQQRRVLSYLESGFSQGAKAVVGGHKLGDKGYFVEPTVLVDTKQDMKVMQEEIFGPVVCAMPFTDVEEVLPAANNSIYGLAAAVWTRDIGKAHRIAAELRAGSVWINCYNIFDAALPFGGYKQSGWGREMGHDALELYTEVKAVTVRL